A stretch of the Pogona vitticeps strain Pit_001003342236 chromosome 8, PviZW2.1, whole genome shotgun sequence genome encodes the following:
- the REEP4 gene encoding receptor expression-enhancing protein 4 isoform X2, translating into MVSWILCRAVELVLGMLYPAYASYKAVKTKNIREYVRWMMYWIVFALFMATEAVAEAFLSWFPFYYEIKMAFVVWLLSPYTRGASLLYRNFVHPTLSRKEKEIDMFILQAKEQSYETLVNFGKKSLNVAATAAVQAATRGQGALAGRLRSFSMQDLSSIPDTEPVHYSDPLYLEEEQELCRRPIGQRAGGRGHRTVAQPLGSDSHEEDCWSDSELSAGPRTRKKDPVPLKPLARSQSLRVVKRKPPIKEGSARLVRSRPRKRADDQES; encoded by the exons atGGTGTCCTGGATCCTGTGCCGCGCCGTGGA GCTGGTCTTGGGGATGCTCTACCCGGCCTACGCCTCCTACAAGGCCGTGAAGACCAAGAACATCCGGGAATAT GTGCGCTGGATGATGTACTGGATCGTGTTTGCGCTCTTTATGGCAACGGAGGCCGTGGCGGAAGCCTTCCTTTCTTG GTTCCCCTTCTACTACGAGATCAAGATGGCCTTTGTggtgtggctgctgtctccatacACCCGGGGGGCCAGCCTCCTCTACCGCAATTTTGTGCATCCCACATTGTCCCGTAAAGAGAAG GAAATTGACATGTTCATCCTCCAGGCAAAGGAGCAGAGCTACGAGACCCTCGTGAACTTTGGGAAGAAGAGCCTCAATGTAGCGGCCACCGCTGCGGTCCAGGCGGCCACGAGG GGTCAGGGCGCCCTGGCTGGCCGCCTGCGTAGCTTCAGCATGCAGGATTTGAGCTCCATCCCGGACACGGAGCCCGTGCATTACTCCGACCCGCTGTAcctggaggaggagcaggagctcTGCCGACGTCCCATTGGTCAGAGGGCTGGCGGAAGAG GACACAGGACGGTTGCCCAGCCCTTGGGGTCAGACAGCCATGAGGAGGACTGCTGGTCAGACTCTGAGCTCTCTGCAGGCCCGCGCACTCGCAAGAAGGACCCTGTGCCCTTGAAGCCGCTGGCGAGGAGCCAGAGCCTCCGCGTGGTGAAGAGGAAGCCGCCGATCAAGGAG GGCTCCGCTCGGCTGGTGCGAAGTCGGCCCAGAAAGAGGGCGGACGATCAGGAGAGCTAA
- the REEP4 gene encoding receptor expression-enhancing protein 4 isoform X1, producing the protein MVSWILCRAVELVLGMLYPAYASYKAVKTKNIREYVRWMMYWIVFALFMATEAVAEAFLSWFPFYYEIKMAFVVWLLSPYTRGASLLYRNFVHPTLSRKEKEIDMFILQAKEQSYETLVNFGKKSLNVAATAAVQAATRGQGALAGRLRSFSMQDLSSIPDTEPVHYSDPLYLEEEQELCRRPIGQRAGGRGHRTVAQPLGSDSHEEDCWSDSELSAGPRTRKKDPVPLKPLARSQSLRVVKRKPPIKETLLLSLPTGLRSAGAKSAQKEGGRSGELSCLREQQLQQPWHMWDQRPEPAQGTAGCGECRRAWQLALFPWRGGGGGDGCEQGWSCCVFRMSAP; encoded by the exons atGGTGTCCTGGATCCTGTGCCGCGCCGTGGA GCTGGTCTTGGGGATGCTCTACCCGGCCTACGCCTCCTACAAGGCCGTGAAGACCAAGAACATCCGGGAATAT GTGCGCTGGATGATGTACTGGATCGTGTTTGCGCTCTTTATGGCAACGGAGGCCGTGGCGGAAGCCTTCCTTTCTTG GTTCCCCTTCTACTACGAGATCAAGATGGCCTTTGTggtgtggctgctgtctccatacACCCGGGGGGCCAGCCTCCTCTACCGCAATTTTGTGCATCCCACATTGTCCCGTAAAGAGAAG GAAATTGACATGTTCATCCTCCAGGCAAAGGAGCAGAGCTACGAGACCCTCGTGAACTTTGGGAAGAAGAGCCTCAATGTAGCGGCCACCGCTGCGGTCCAGGCGGCCACGAGG GGTCAGGGCGCCCTGGCTGGCCGCCTGCGTAGCTTCAGCATGCAGGATTTGAGCTCCATCCCGGACACGGAGCCCGTGCATTACTCCGACCCGCTGTAcctggaggaggagcaggagctcTGCCGACGTCCCATTGGTCAGAGGGCTGGCGGAAGAG GACACAGGACGGTTGCCCAGCCCTTGGGGTCAGACAGCCATGAGGAGGACTGCTGGTCAGACTCTGAGCTCTCTGCAGGCCCGCGCACTCGCAAGAAGGACCCTGTGCCCTTGAAGCCGCTGGCGAGGAGCCAGAGCCTCCGCGTGGTGAAGAGGAAGCCGCCGATCAAGGAG ACTCTTCTGCTTTCCCTCCCCACAGGGCTCCGCTCGGCTGGTGCGAAGTCGGCCCAGAAAGAGGGCGGACGATCAGGAGAGCTAAGCTGCCTGCgggagcagcagctgcagcagccctGGCACATGTGGGACCAGCGGCCTGAGCCCGCACAGGGCACGGCTGGATGCGGGGAGTGCCGAAGGGCTTGGCAGCTTGCATTGTTTccttggaggggtgggggggggggcgatggcTGTGAACAAGGATGGAGCTGTTGTGTGTTCAGGATGTCTGCTCCCTAA
- the C8H2orf68 gene encoding UPF0561 protein C2orf68 homolog isoform X1, with the protein MDAAAAAAAAAARDGPGWGGGCRRGGRLDLSHGFVRHIRRNQIARDDYDREMKQAKEKVKKRHTPAPARPRKPDQQVYHPCRRSKAEAPSGLEYEGSSESSSSTDPDPSGPALFCLEYEAESGKVTSVVVHQDSDPGEVVEKISVQNPLDPALREALRQRVQEELEKRRVKR; encoded by the exons AtggacgcggcggcggcggcggcggcggcggcggctcgggACGGCCCGGGATGGGGGGGCGGCTGCCGGCGCGGCGGGCGCCTGGACCTGAGCCACGGCTTCGTGCGGCACATCCGGCGCAACCAGATCGCCAG GGATGATTATGACAGAGAAATGAAGCAAGCTAAAGAGAAAGTGAAGAAGAGACACACACCAGCTCCAGCCCGACCTAGGAAACCAGATCAGCAGGTCTACCACCCTTGCAGGAGAA GTAAAGCCGAAGCCCCGTCTGGCCTCGAGTACGAGGGGTCCAGCGAGAGCAGCTCCAGTACGGACCCGGACCCCAGTGGGCCAGCCCTCTTCTGCCTGGAGTATGAGGCGGAGAGTGGCAAGGTCACCTCTGTGGTGGTGCACCAG GACAGCGACCCCGGCGAGGTGGTCGAGAAGATCAGTGTCCAGAACCCGCTAGACCCGGCTCTGCGTGAGGCCCTGAGGCAGCGGGTGCAGGAGGAGCTGGAGAAACGGCGGGTGAAGCGCTGA
- the SFTPB gene encoding pulmonary surfactant-associated protein B encodes MWQLLLLALLCGTPALARKIPGEDGCAEGPTYWCRSLVTAIQCGALDHCMQKGWGPAINEDTCADCKQIVTLFIRIAKESSFKKEIQKYLENECTTLPLQTLVPRCQALVDTYYGLLIASLEEQMKPEAVCAQVSLCPSDPLGKKDTSRPRSPELWRLPWPPRQGKGLILHNSQAQGSPGEQLPIPLPVCWLCRNFMGKVESIIPKATISKSMSQLCRALPLAATGMCECMMEKYSVILVDMLLEKLGPQLMCQMIRMCVAEEASGQEMPRGAPPAPAGRCQVCLALSERAKAALQANNRTTTPTPQAEMEAAVLMACADSFLDWQECKSFLHQHQPKLFTLLAKPWNSKTTCQELGACTAEEEPSVGDPACARGPIYWCSSLGAAEQCKALHHCQAHVWL; translated from the exons ATGTGGCAGCTGCTCCTGCTCGCCCTGCTGTGCGGCACCCCAG CCTTGGCCAGGAAGATCCCTGGGGAGGACGGATGTGCCGAGGGCCCCACATACTGGTGCAGGAGTCTGGTGACGGCTATCCAGTGTGGTGCTTTGGACCACTGCATGCAGAAAGGATGGGGCCCTGCCATCAAT GAGGACACCTGTGCAGACTGTAAACAGATCGTCACCCTTTTCATCCGCATCGCCAAGGAGTCCAGCTTCAAG AAAGAAATCCAGAAGTATTTGGAGAACGAATGCACCACCTTGCCACTGCAGACGCTGGTCCCCCGCTGCCAGGCCCTGGTGGACACCTACTACGGGCTCTTAATTGCCAGCCTGGAAGAACAGATG AAACCAGAGGCCGTCTGTGCCCAGGTGAGCCTCTGCCCCTCGGACCCGCTGGGGAAGAAGGACACCTCCCGCCCCCGGAGCCCAGAACTCTGGCGCCTCCCTTGGCCCCCACGGCAAGGCAAAGGTCTCATCCTGCACAACAGCCAGGCCCAG GGGAGCCCCGGCGAGCAACTGCCCATCCCTCTGCCGGTGTGCTGGCTCTGCAGGAACTTTATGGGGAAGGTGGAATCCATCATCCCAAAG GCGACCATCAGCAAAAGCATGTCCCAGCTGTGCCGGGCTCTGCCCTTAGCGGCTACAGGAATGTGCGAGTGCATGATGGAAAAATATTCCGTGATCCTGGTGGACATGCTGCTGGAGAAGCTGGGGCCGCAGCTGATGTGCCAGATGATCCGCATGTGTGTGGCAGAGGAGGCCTCTGGTCAAG AGATGCCTCGAGGGGCACCTCCAGCCCCTGCGGGCAGATGCCAGGTCTGCCTGGCCCTCAGCGAGCGGGCAAAGGCAGCTCTCCAGGCTAACAACCGCACCACCACCCCAACCCCCCAGGCAGAGATGGAGGCGGCCGTCCTCATGGCCTGTGCCGACAGTTTCCTGGACTGGCaagag TGCAAGAGTTTCCTCCACCAGCACCAACCAAAGTTATTCACGCTGCTCGCAAAACCATGGAATTCAAAGACAACATGCCAG GAGTTGGGCGCCTGTACGGCTGAAGAGGAGCCTTCGGTCGGGGACCCAGCTTGCGCCCGGGGCCCCATTTATTGGTGCTCCAGTTTGGGGGCGGCCGAACAATGCAAG gcccTGCACCATTGCCAGGCTCACGTGTGGCTGTAG
- the RNF181 gene encoding E3 ubiquitin-protein ligase RNF181 isoform X1, with translation MASYFEEHDCEPGSGPPEELHRQALLELARSLFSGLEIDVDALGGGDWDHRLPPPASRQAVESLPMVQVTPVQADKGLKCPVCLLEFEEDETVRKMPCQHLFHAGCILPWLGKVRTEDQRCPLAPWTRRSASAVGPNAETNSCPLCRHELPTDDEQYEEYKKDKVRRQQQAHRLEGLHGAMYT, from the exons ATGGCCTCCTACTTCGAGGAGCACGACTGCGAGCCGGGCTCGGGACCCCCCGAGGAGCTGCACCGCCAGGCCCTGCTGGAGCTGGCCAG GTCTCTCTTCAGTGGCCTGGAGATTGACGTGGACGCCTTGGGCGGAGGCGACTGGGACCACCGCCTCCCACCGCCCGCCTCCAGGCAGGCTGTGGAGAGCCTCCCCATGGTGCAGGTCACCCCTGTACAAGCAG ATAAAGGTCTAAAATGTCCCGTGTGCCTGCTGGAATTTGAGGAGGACGAGACGGTCAGGAAAATGCCCTGTCAGCACCTGTTCCACGCCGGCTGTATTCTTCCTTGGCTTGGAAAGGTGAGAACTGAGGACCAGAGGTGTCCCCTGGCCCCTTGGACGCGGAGATCGGCATCGGCTGTCGGCCCCAACGCAGAG ACCAACTCCTGCCCCCTCTGCCGCCACGAGCTGCCCACGGATGATGAGCAGTATGAAGAATACAAGAAGGACAAG GTGCGACGGCAGCAGCAGGCACACCGGCTGGAGGGCCTGCACGGCGCAATGTACACATGA
- the TMEM150A gene encoding transmembrane protein 150A yields the protein MTAWILLPISLSAFSITGIWIVYAMAVMNHHVCPVENWSYNESCSADPAKQGYPKSCCTLEDIPLISKCGTYPPESCLFSLIGNVGAFMVVVICFLRYGQLIEHSHSSWVNTTALITGCTNAAGLVVVGNFQVDYAKSLHYIGAGVAFPAGLLFVCLQCVLSYHVAASALDFWMAHLRVFLTAVALISLVLSGIFFIHESFLLQHLAAICEWAFVIDILVFYGTFTYEFGAVSNDTLVAALQHSNSRGGGCKSPGGSSTSTHLNCNPESIAMI from the exons ATGACAGCGTGGATCCTCCTCCCCATCAGCCTCTCAGCCTTTTCAATCACCGGAATATGGATTGT GTATGCCATGGCAGTGATGAACCACCACGTGTGCCCCGTTGAGAACTG GTCCTACAATGAGTCTTGCTCCGCCGACCCTGCCAAGCAGGGCTACCCCAAAAGCTGCTGCACCTTGGAGGACATCCCACTGATCAG TAAATGTGGCACCTACCCTCCGGAAAGTTGCCTCTTCAGCCTTATCGGGAACGTTGGAGCTTTCATGG TGGTGGTCATCTGTTTCCTGCGCTACGGGCAGCTGATAGAGCACAGCCACAGCTCCTGGGTGAACACGACGGCCCTGATCACCGGCTGCACCAATGCTGCTGGCCTGGTCGTAGTGGGCAATTTCCAG GTGGACTACGCCAAATCCCTCCACTACATTGGCGCCGGGGTGGCCTTCCCAGCTGGCCTGCTCTTTGTCTGCCTCCAGTGCGTCCTCTCCTACCACGTGGCCGCCTCTGCCCTGGACTTCTGGATGGCACATCTCCGTGTCTTCCTTACCGCCGTGGCCTTAATCTCCCTTGTCCTCA gcGGCATCTTCTTCATACACGAGAGCTTCCTCCTGCAGCACCTGGCCGCCATCTGCGAGTGGGCCTTCGTCATTGACATCCTGGTCTTCTACGGGACGTTCACCTATGAGTTTGGGGCCGTGTCCAACGACACCCTGGTGGCTGCCCTCCAGCATTCGAACAGCCGGGGGGGAGGGTGCAAGTCCCCTGGCGGCAGCAGCACCTCCACCCACCTGAACTGCAACCCGGAGAGCATCGCCATGATCTGA
- the USP39 gene encoding ubiquitin carboxyl-terminal hydrolase 39, protein MSVRVKRERDSRPLSSRVKTEAVWDGGIASRRPVDPAAEAGPVRVKREPEDEPRIKQEPGEEEEEENEPTAKYGRFDPEDRRSRHCPYLDTINKSVLDFDFEKLCSISLSHINVYACLVCGKYFQGRGLKSHAYIHSVQFSHHVFLNLHTLKFYCLPDNYEIIDSSLEDITYVLKPTFTKQHIANLDKQAKLSRAYDGTTYLPGIVGLNNIKANDYANAVLQALSNVPPLRNYFLEEENYKSIKRPPGDIMFLLVQRFGELMRKLWNPRNFKAHVSPHEMLQAVVLCSKKNFQITKQGDAVEFLSWFLNALHLALGGTKRKKKTIVTDVFQGSMRIFTKKLPHPDLPAEEKEQLLQNDEYQEKMVESTFMYLTLDLPTAPLYKDEKEQLIIPQVPLFNILAKFNGITEKEYKTYKENFLKRFQLTKLPPYLIFCIKRFTKNNFFVEKNPTIVNFPITNVDLREYLSEEVQAVHENTTYDLIANIVHDGKPAEGAYRIHVLHHGTGKWYELQDLQVTDILPQMITLSEAYIQIWKRRDGKEETNQQGA, encoded by the exons ATGTCGGTTCGCGTGAAACGGGAGCGGGATTCCCGGCCGCTCTCCAGCCGCGTCAAGACTGAGGCTGTCTGGGACGGAGGGATCGCGTCGCGCAGGCCGGTGGACCCTGCCGCGGAAGCGGGTCCCGTGCGAGTAAAGCGGGAGCCCGAAGACGAGCCCAGGATCAAGCAGGAgcccggggaggaggaggaggaggagaacgagCCCACCG CAAAATATGGCCGATTTGACCCTGAGGACCGACGAAGCAGACACTGCCCCTACTTGGACACCATAAACAA GAGTGTGttggactttgactttgagaaGCTGTGTTCTATTTCTCTCTCGCATATCAACGTCTATGCTTGTTTGGTGTGTGGGAAATATTTCCAGG GTCGGGGCTTGAAATCCCATGCTTACATCCACAGTGTCCAGTTCAGCCATCATGTCTTCCTCAACCTTCACACCCTGAAGTTCTACTGCCTGCCAGACAACTATGAAATCATTGACTCTTCGCTTGAGGATATCACT TATGTTCTGAAGCCCACCTTCACCAAGCAGCACATTGCCAACTTGGACAAGCAGGCTAAGCTCTCTCGGGCCTACGATGGCACCACCTATCTGCCAGGCATTGTGGGACTGAACAACATAAAAGCCAACGACTATGCCAATGCGGTCCTCCAG GCCCTGTCGAACGTCCCGCCCCTACGGAATTATTTCCTGGAGGAGGAGAACTACAAGAGCATCAAGCGTCCTCCAGGAGACATCATGTTTCTGCTGGTCCAGAGGTTTGGAGAACTCATGAGGAAGCTGTGGAATCCCCGAAATTTCAAAGCTCATGTCTCTCCCCATGAAATGCTGCAGGCGGTGGTTCTTTGCAGCAAGAAGAACTTCCAGATCACCAAGCAAG GCGATGCAGTCGAATTTCTTTCCTGGTTCTTGAATGCCCTGCATTTGGCTCTTGGTgggacaaagagaaagaaaaaga CCATTGTGACAGATGTTTTTCAGGGCTCCATGCGGATATTTACCAAGAAGTTGCCACACCCAGATCTG CCTGCAGAGGAGAAGGAGCAGTTGCTCCAGAATGACGAGTATCAGGAGAAGATGGTGGAGTCCACCTTCATGTACCTGACTCTGGATCTCCCCACTGCCCCGCTGTACAAGGATGAGAAGGAGCAGCTGATCATTCCACAGGTGCCCCTTTTCAACATCCTGGCCAAGTTCAATGGAATTACAGAGAAG GAATACAAAACCTACAAGGAGAACTTCCTGAAGCGCTTTCAGCTCACCAAGTTGCCACCTTACCTCATCTTCTGCATCAAGAGGTTTACCAAGAACAATTTTTTTGTGGAGAAGAACCCCACCATTGTCAACTTCCCCATCAC GAATGTGGACCTGCGAGAGTACCTGTCCGAGGAAGTGCAGGCGGTGCACGAGAACACGACCTACGATCTCATTGCGAATATTGTGCACGATGGGAAACCTGCGGAAGGAGCCTACAGGATCCACGTGCTGCATCAT GGAACGGGCAAGTGGTATGAGCTGCAGGATTTGCAGGTGACCGACATTCTCCCCCAGATGATCACGCTTTCTGAGGCTTACATCCAG ATCTGGAAGAGGCGAGATGGCAAAGAAGAGACTAACCAACAAGGGGCATAA
- the RNF181 gene encoding E3 ubiquitin-protein ligase RNF181 isoform X2: protein MASYFEEHDCEPGSGPPEELHRQALLELARSLFSGLEIDVDALGGGDWDHRLPPPASRQAVESLPMVQVTPVQADKGLKCPVCLLEFEEDETVRKMPCQHLFHAGCILPWLGKTNSCPLCRHELPTDDEQYEEYKKDKVRRQQQAHRLEGLHGAMYT, encoded by the exons ATGGCCTCCTACTTCGAGGAGCACGACTGCGAGCCGGGCTCGGGACCCCCCGAGGAGCTGCACCGCCAGGCCCTGCTGGAGCTGGCCAG GTCTCTCTTCAGTGGCCTGGAGATTGACGTGGACGCCTTGGGCGGAGGCGACTGGGACCACCGCCTCCCACCGCCCGCCTCCAGGCAGGCTGTGGAGAGCCTCCCCATGGTGCAGGTCACCCCTGTACAAGCAG ATAAAGGTCTAAAATGTCCCGTGTGCCTGCTGGAATTTGAGGAGGACGAGACGGTCAGGAAAATGCCCTGTCAGCACCTGTTCCACGCCGGCTGTATTCTTCCTTGGCTTGGAAAG ACCAACTCCTGCCCCCTCTGCCGCCACGAGCTGCCCACGGATGATGAGCAGTATGAAGAATACAAGAAGGACAAG GTGCGACGGCAGCAGCAGGCACACCGGCTGGAGGGCCTGCACGGCGCAATGTACACATGA
- the C8H2orf68 gene encoding UPF0561 protein C2orf68 homolog isoform X2: protein MARGRADVLVCEWKPGPSPGAPPRDDYDREMKQAKEKVKKRHTPAPARPRKPDQQVYHPCRRSKAEAPSGLEYEGSSESSSSTDPDPSGPALFCLEYEAESGKVTSVVVHQDSDPGEVVEKISVQNPLDPALREALRQRVQEELEKRRVKR, encoded by the exons ATGGCTAGAGGCCGGGCAGACGTGCTGGTCTGCGAGTGGAAACCGGGGCCCTCCCCGGGAGCCCCTCCAAG GGATGATTATGACAGAGAAATGAAGCAAGCTAAAGAGAAAGTGAAGAAGAGACACACACCAGCTCCAGCCCGACCTAGGAAACCAGATCAGCAGGTCTACCACCCTTGCAGGAGAA GTAAAGCCGAAGCCCCGTCTGGCCTCGAGTACGAGGGGTCCAGCGAGAGCAGCTCCAGTACGGACCCGGACCCCAGTGGGCCAGCCCTCTTCTGCCTGGAGTATGAGGCGGAGAGTGGCAAGGTCACCTCTGTGGTGGTGCACCAG GACAGCGACCCCGGCGAGGTGGTCGAGAAGATCAGTGTCCAGAACCCGCTAGACCCGGCTCTGCGTGAGGCCCTGAGGCAGCGGGTGCAGGAGGAGCTGGAGAAACGGCGGGTGAAGCGCTGA